A portion of the Lolium rigidum isolate FL_2022 chromosome 1, APGP_CSIRO_Lrig_0.1, whole genome shotgun sequence genome contains these proteins:
- the LOC124682903 gene encoding O-methyltransferase MdmC-like produces MRRSAVARHSLPPAAAAALGFGVAPPRALQSLAMAAAATTSPPLGSCLPPCHRRRSSMCSSASSAASSASAAATTALAVEEARRGRKQLGMEPPLYDYLLANVREHPILRDLREETAAMRGSQMQVSPAQAQLLAMLVQILGAQRCIEVGVFTGYSSLAVALALPESGRLVACERDERCLEVAKRYYRLAGVAHKVDVKHALAVDSLKSLLESGEASSYDFAFVDADKKMYEEYFELLLKLVRVGGLIVMDNVLWYGRVADPLVNDPKTISIRDFNKKLLEDTRVNISMVPIGDGMTICRKLEDD; encoded by the exons ATGCGTCGCTCCGCCGTGGCTCGCCACTCCCTTCctccggcggcggccgcggctctCGGATTCGGCGTCGCGCCTCCTCGCGCCCTCCAATCCCTCGCGATGGCTGCCGCAGCCACCACTTCCCCTCCTTTAGGCAGCTGCTTGCCGCCATgccaccgccgccgcagcagcatgtgctcctccgcctcctcggcaGCGTCGTCGGCATCAGCGGCGGCTACGACAGcgctggcggtggaggaggcgcggcGCGGGAGGAAGCAACTCGGCATGGAGCCTCCACTCTACGACTACCTCCTCGCAAACGTCCGCGAGCACCCC ATCCTCCGGGACCTCCGGGAAGAGACGGCGGCCATGAGAGGGAGCCAGATGCAG GTTTCACCCGCACAGGCTCAGCTTCTGGCGATGCTTGTGCAAATTCTTGGGGCACAGAGATGCATTGAAGTTGGCGTATTTACT GGATATTCATCATTGGCTGTTGCACTGGCACTTCCTGAATCAGGTCGCTTGGTTGCTTGTGAAAGGGATGAAAGATGTCTAGAAGTTGCCAAGAGATACTATCGACTTGCTGGtgttgcacacaag GTTGATGTCAAGCATGCTTTAGCTGTGGATTCTCTGAAGTCACTGCTCGAATCTGGTGAAGCCTCCAG TTATGACTTTGCATTCGTTGACGCAGACAAGAAAATGTATGAGGAATATTTTGAACTTCTACTTAAGCTA GTAAGAGTTGGTGGTTTAATTGTAATGGACAATGTTCTGTGGTACGGAAGGGTTGCTGACCCGCTA GTGAATGACCCAAAGACGATCAGTATAAGGGACTTCAATAAGAAACTTTTGGAGGATACACGTGTTAATATCAGCATG GTGCCAATTGGGGACGGAATGACAATCTGTCGGAAGCTTGAAGATGATTGA